Genomic DNA from Nitrospirota bacterium:
CTTTGGCATATGCTGGCTTATGAGGACAGGCGGAAAATCCGCAGGCAGTTTTGTCAATATTATCTGAATCGCAGGAGGCCCCCCGGTGGAGGCTCCTATGGCAACGACTTCTATCTCGCTTTTGGAGGGCATTGTTTTATGCGGAGTCTCTTCGGTATCTGCAAAAAGTCTTATGTTCCGACCTAACACATCTATGTTTAGGTCCTTCGTGATGCCTTTGACTTTTGTAAGAAGGTCTTTTTCTATGTTCCTGAGCTCAAGAGATGCCCTTCTTGAGGGTTTTGCTATAAAGTCCACTGCACCGAGCTCCAATGCCTTAAAAACCGTCTTTGTATCGGAATAAGAGCTTACCATTATGACAGGTGTGGGCTTTTCCTTAATAAGCCATCTGAGGAAGCTGAAACCGTCCATCTCAGGCATCTCGAAATCTAATGTTATGAGGTCAGGCTTGAGCCTGAGGGTCTTTGCCATTGCATCTATTCCGTCGGAGGCAATCCCTATGACTACTATGTCAGGGTCGGACTCAAGCATTTTCTTGATTGTCTGTCTGCTGAATGCCGAGTCGTCGACTACCAGAACCTTTATCATAATTATCTTCCCCAGACCATTCTGAAAAGGCTCTCGTCTGAAAGAGACACAGAAACCTTCTTGGGCTTTTGATAAACCATATCGTTTTTTAGATGCTTCAGGGTAAATGAAGTGGACACATTCATCAGGGACTCTGCATGCCCAAGCAGAAGATACCCTCCATCCGAAAGCCTGTTATAGAAGTTCTCTATCACTTTCTTTCTTGCATCCATATGAAAGTAAATAAGCACATTCCTGCACAGTATTACATCCATCGTCTCTACGAATTTTACCTTGAATGGGTCAAGAAGGTTAAGATAGCTGAAATTGACGAGTTTTTTGATATTGTCGCTTATCTTGTAAATGCCGTCGTTTTCCTTGAAATACTTCTTTGCGAAGTATTCATTCGTGTTTCTGAAGGAGTTCTTTCTATAAAGCCCTTTTCTTGCGGACTGAAGAACCCTCTGGTTTATATCGGAGCCTAATATCTCTATATCCCAGCCATCGAAATATGCTCCTTGCTCTAATACCAACATGGCAATAGTGTAGGGCTCTTCCCCGGAAGAACAGCCTGCTGACCATATCCGTATTTTTTTTGTATCTTTTTTTGCCGTATAAAGATCTTTTAGTATCTCCTCGTTCAGAGCCTTCAACTGGATTTCTTCCCTGAAAAAATATGTCTCGTTTATCGTAAGAATATCCATCAGTTCGCTGAATTCCTCCTCCTTATACCTATCGTAAAGGAGCAGTCTATAGTAGTCCCTGAAGTTATCGAGATGATGGATCTTGAGCCTTCTTGAGAGTCTACTTTCGAGAAGATATATAGAGTCATCGTCAAAGTATATGCCGCAGTAGTCTTTTATCAGCTCCCTCAGGAGTCTGAATTCTTCGTCATGAAGGGGTATGCGGTCTTCTTTATCGAGCATTTATAAAAACCTCTAATGTTTTTCTGACTGCAAAATCGTTCTCCTTGTCGTAGAGCTTTTCGAGCTCTCCTTTGATGCGACTGTTTGGGCTTCATCGTTCTCCTTGTCGTAGAGCTTTTCGAGCTCTCCTTTGATGCGACTGTTTGGGCTTCCTCCCAGTGCCTCAACAGCTGCAACCCTCGTAGCCCAATCATTGTCCCTTATAAAAGGCAGGATGTTGTTTTCTACCCCTTGGAATTTAGAAAGCGATTTTATTGCTGTTCTTCGTATCTCTTTGTCCGAAGAGGAAAGCATGCCAATAAGTGCCTTTTTTGCATCGTTTCCTCCGAGCCTTCCTAACGAGTCTATTGCAGTGGTTACGACAAAACCGTTTTTGTCGGAAAGGGCTTTTAGAAGACTTGAAACTGCGCCTTTGCTTCCCAGCATGCCCAATGCCCTCGCAGAGGTTGCCCTAACCCTGTCGTCAGTGTCGCTAAGGAGAAGGCACAGAGGCTCGGTAGCAATCTCCTGTCCTGTCATGCCTAAAGACAGTGCTGACGATGCCCTTATGTCTGAGTCCTCGTCTGTCAGGGCAAGGGTAAGATATTTTATGGAATCCCTCGTCTTTATAGAAGACAGGGCATTTATAACTGCCCTTCTTACGGAGACATTATCGTCTTTCAGAGCAAAGCCCAATGCAGGAACTGCCTCATGGGCTGAGAGTCTTCCAATAAGAAGTGCGGAATTTTTCCTTAAAACAAGGTTTTTACTTTTTAGATTGCTTATCAACTCTTCCATGTCAACGGAGGCTTTAAATTTACTTAGTGCCTCTATAGCGGCTTCCTGCACATCTGTGTATTCATCAACGAGAAGCCCTTTTATACGCTCTATTGCCCTTATATCTCCTATATTGGAAAGACCAATAGCAGACAGTGCCCTCACATGGCCATCGGAGTCTCCGATGATCTCTGTAAAGGTGTCGAAATAAATGGGTGAGGCTACCTCCGATGCCACAGAGCATACGAACCTTCTGAGATACGGACTGTCCTTTTTAAACAAAGGAAGGATTGCTTCTGGTTTGTGTTTTCCGATAAAGACGAGGGCTTTTTTAACATCCCCTGTAAAGTCGCTTTCCGTTGAAAGCTCAAGCAAAGGGTCAAGTGCCCTCTCATCCCTTAGGAGTCCCAGAAGTAGTATTGCCGAACCCCTGACAGCGGGTTTACTGCTCCATGCATGTTCAAGCAGTAGGTGTATTATCCGCTCACCGATGAGGCTCTGAAGCTCTGAGGCTATAAATTCTTCGTTAGCACCCTTATGGTACAGCGTTTCTATGGCTTTTATAGCACTTTCCCCTACTGCCTTGGATTTGTCATCTATAAAAGGCACTATGTATTTCAGGGCTTCTGGGTCTCCGATTTTTCCCAATGCCCTGAGGCATGGCTCCCGCAGGGTTTTATTGTCAAGTGCCCTGACAAGTGCTGGTATTGCCCTTTTGTCGCCAATCGTCCCGATGGCATCTGCCGCAGGATAGGCTGTCCAGAGGTCCCCTTCTTCTAAAATCCCTATAAGTGCATCTACCACAGAAGGCTCGCCCATGCTCCCTAAGTGCTCTACTGCCGATGCCCTGACATTTTCATCCTCGTCTTTGAGGGCATCGAGCATCAGGGGAATCGTCTTTCTGTCCTTGAACTGCCCCAGTATATCTATAATGAACTTTCTTGCATCGGTGTCAGTTGTCTTGAATGCCTCTATCAGAAACCGCGTAGCCCTTCTGTTTAGCTTTGTAAGTATTTCTATGGCAGAGTTCCTTGCCCCTGCATTATCCTCGAGATGAAGAAGCCCGATGAGGCTGTCCATGTAAGACTCCAGAGGATAATCCTCAAAGAGTATGTCCTGAACGGTTTTTCTTACCCGCCAGCTTGCATCCTGTAGCGCCTTGATAAGTAGGGCTATAACCTCTTTTTGTTCTACGCCTGAAGGAGGCTCCTTAAGGGCAAGGACAGCAGTTCTCCTGTCGTCGATATCCATGCTTTTAAGTTTTTCGGAAATTTCTTTCAGTGTCATGTCTCTACTATGGCAGTCTCGGTTGATTCCTTAAGTATAATTTTTTCTTCGGCTGAAAGGAGGCTTTCTATAGAAAGGAGTATAACCACACTTCCTTTTTTCTTTGCGATACCTTCCAGATATTCTGTTTTCAAGCCCTTAAAGATAGCAGGTGGCAAGGTCATCTCTTCATTGGAAAAGCTTGCTATCTCCCTGACCGCATCAACCACAAGTCCGACCTTTTCTCCTTCTGCTCTGATGAGGATTATCCTTTCGTTTTTTGATTGGGAAAATCTGATACCGAATCGTTTTCGCATATCTATCAGAGCAATCACATCTCCCCTGACGGTTATTATGCCTGAGATAAAATCAGGCAGATTGGGAAGTCCTCTTACCTTCTGGTATTTAAGAATCTCGACAACATTTTTGATGTCGATTCCAAAGTCTTCTTCGCCAAGTCCAAATACGATAAACTGCTTCATTATTTAATCTTGAATGCCTCCATCTCTTTTTTAAGGAGACCGATTTCCTCCTGAAGGGTATTTAATGAAAGCGACAGTGCCTCTACATCTCTCAGGGTTGATGTCCCGATATTTCTTATCTGCTCTACATGGGAGATGATTCCCTCGTTTACTTTCTGCTGGTTCATCGTAGACTGGGTTATCTCGAATAATTTTTCGGCTGCAAGCTCGAGGTTTTTCGATATAAGTTTTGTGCCTGTTGCCTGCTCCGCTGTTCCTTTCTTTGAAACCTCTGCTACCTCCTTTACCTCCCTGATGCTCTCGAGCATATATTCCGAGGACTTAGACTGCTCGTTTGTGGACTTTGCAACACCCGAGACCATTTCCTTTATAGCACTTACAGATGTTGTTATATGACCCAAGCCCTTTGCCTGTTCTTCTGTTGCCTTCTCGATTGACCTTGCCATCCGTGCCGACTTCTGTGCCACCTCAAGGGCAGTGGCTACGGATTCCCCTGCCTTGTAAACCAATGTGTTTCCCTCGTCAACCATCTGCATGCCTGTCTCTATAGAGACCACTGCGTCTGAAAGCTCTGTCTGAATCGTTCTGACAATGCCGGTTATCTCTTTTGTGGAAGAAGCGGTTCTGTCGCTTAATGCCCTTATTTCGTCTGCAACAACCGAAAACCCCTTTCCGTACTCTCCTGCTTGTGCGGCAAGTATTGCCGCATTAAGGCTGAGAAGGTTTGTCTGCTCTGTGACCTCTTTTATGACAGAAAGCATTTTCTCTATATCCTTTGACCTTGAGCCTAAGCGTCTGACTATCTCCACTGAATATTTGACCTTATCCGAGATTTTTTCCATACTCTCAATGGCGTCTGCTATTTGTAGCACACCCTTTTCCGCAGTGATTTCTCTTACCTTGTCTGCAAGTCTCGTTGATTCCTTTGCACCCGTTTCAACCTCTTTGACAGAGGCATTTATCTCCTCCACAGAGGCAAGGGCGTCCTCGACAGAGGACAGGACATTCTCGGAGCTATCTGCCATTGCCTTTGCAGTCTGTGACATCTCAGCCACTATGGAGAAAGAGCTTTCGGATGCCTGAAACAGCCTGCTTGCACTGGATGCTATCTCGTCTGCAATGTTTTTCATCTGGAGAAGGGAAGTAACATTTTCAGAGGAGACCTCCGACATCTTCTCGGTTCCATCGGTTATTTTTTTCTGTGATTCATGGGCATTCTTCAATGACTGGGATATGCTGTCTACTGCAGTTGACTGTTTCTGGACCCCTTGAGTGACATTGTCGAATGTTAGCTGAAGCTGTCTTATAGCCATTGCGACATTGGCGGCAGTGGAATGAAGTTTTGACACAGTGGATGTCATCCCATCCACAAGAAACCTGAGCCCGTGGGCAATAGTGCCAAGCTCGTTTTTTCCTATGTCCGGGATTTTTACGGTCAGGTCCCCTGCTGTAATACTTCTCAGACGGTCCTCGAGCACACTTACGGGTTTGCCAATCTTTCTCTGGAAAAAAAGATAAATGATATATATCGTGATTAAAAAGACCAGCGACTGACCAAGCGGAGGCACTGTGAGAAGCCTCTGCATTGCCTCGTTAACCTGTTTTCCGCTATATGAGATTGTTACCGTGCCTATCTCTTCTACACCTGACTTTAAATGTATAGTAAGCTCGTTTGTCCATGACACAAAGAATGGGTTTATAGTCTTGCCCCTTTGCTGGACTCCTGATGATTTTTCTCTTACGACATTGCCCCCTTTGTCTGTGATACGGATGGAGATTATATCTCCATCCTTCGTAATACCATCTATGTAGCGGTCAAGGGATTCGTAGTTAGAATTCAATATGGCATCCAATGAGGGTTCTCTAACAAGGTTGCCTAAACTGCCAATCTTATTTTTCAGCATTGCCGAGGTATGGGCTTTCTGGTTAAACAGAAACCATGTCCACAAAGAGCCC
This window encodes:
- a CDS encoding chemotaxis response regulator protein-glutamate methylesterase; this encodes MIMIKVLVVDDSAFSRQTIKKMLESDPDIVVIGIASDGIDAMAKTLRLKPDLITLDFEMPEMDGFSFLRWLIKEKPTPVIMVSSYSDTKTVFKALELGAVDFIAKPSRRASLELRNIEKDLLTKVKGITKDLNIDVLGRNIRLFADTEETPHKTMPSKSEIEVVAIGASTGGPPAIQIILTKLPADFPPVLISQHMPKGFTKPLAERLDSLSKLKIKEAENGDEVEKGTVLICPGGYHMTLKARHERASIVLKEATYEDRYTPSVDTMMVSTAEIYQQNTMGVVLTGMGNDGKKGMLEIKSKGGYTIVESEETSVVFGMPAEVINAGAADKVVPLTRIAEEMIRAVEKKPER
- a CDS encoding protein-glutamate O-methyltransferase CheR, whose amino-acid sequence is MLDKEDRIPLHDEEFRLLRELIKDYCGIYFDDDSIYLLESRLSRRLKIHHLDNFRDYYRLLLYDRYKEEEFSELMDILTINETYFFREEIQLKALNEEILKDLYTAKKDTKKIRIWSAGCSSGEEPYTIAMLVLEQGAYFDGWDIEILGSDINQRVLQSARKGLYRKNSFRNTNEYFAKKYFKENDGIYKISDNIKKLVNFSYLNLLDPFKVKFVETMDVILCRNVLIYFHMDARKKVIENFYNRLSDGGYLLLGHAESLMNVSTSFTLKHLKNDMVYQKPKKVSVSLSDESLFRMVWGR
- a CDS encoding chemotaxis protein CheW, with protein sequence MKQFIVFGLGEEDFGIDIKNVVEILKYQKVRGLPNLPDFISGIITVRGDVIALIDMRKRFGIRFSQSKNERIILIRAEGEKVGLVVDAVREIASFSNEEMTLPPAIFKGLKTEYLEGIAKKKGSVVILLSIESLLSAEEKIILKESTETAIVET
- a CDS encoding HEAT repeat domain-containing protein gives rise to the protein MTLKEISEKLKSMDIDDRRTAVLALKEPPSGVEQKEVIALLIKALQDASWRVRKTVQDILFEDYPLESYMDSLIGLLHLEDNAGARNSAIEILTKLNRRATRFLIEAFKTTDTDARKFIIDILGQFKDRKTIPLMLDALKDEDENVRASAVEHLGSMGEPSVVDALIGILEEGDLWTAYPAADAIGTIGDKRAIPALVRALDNKTLREPCLRALGKIGDPEALKYIVPFIDDKSKAVGESAIKAIETLYHKGANEEFIASELQSLIGERIIHLLLEHAWSSKPAVRGSAILLLGLLRDERALDPLLELSTESDFTGDVKKALVFIGKHKPEAILPLFKKDSPYLRRFVCSVASEVASPIYFDTFTEIIGDSDGHVRALSAIGLSNIGDIRAIERIKGLLVDEYTDVQEAAIEALSKFKASVDMEELISNLKSKNLVLRKNSALLIGRLSAHEAVPALGFALKDDNVSVRRAVINALSSIKTRDSIKYLTLALTDEDSDIRASSALSLGMTGQEIATEPLCLLLSDTDDRVRATSARALGMLGSKGAVSSLLKALSDKNGFVVTTAIDSLGRLGGNDAKKALIGMLSSSDKEIRRTAIKSLSKFQGVENNILPFIRDNDWATRVAAVEALGGSPNSRIKGELEKLYDKENDEAQTVASKESSKSSTTRRTILQSEKH
- a CDS encoding HAMP domain-containing protein, whose product is MKLLRRSLANSFTFIVLLILIVGQGSLWTWFLFNQKAHTSAMLKNKIGSLGNLVREPSLDAILNSNYESLDRYIDGITKDGDIISIRITDKGGNVVREKSSGVQQRGKTINPFFVSWTNELTIHLKSGVEEIGTVTISYSGKQVNEAMQRLLTVPPLGQSLVFLITIYIIYLFFQRKIGKPVSVLEDRLRSITAGDLTVKIPDIGKNELGTIAHGLRFLVDGMTSTVSKLHSTAANVAMAIRQLQLTFDNVTQGVQKQSTAVDSISQSLKNAHESQKKITDGTEKMSEVSSENVTSLLQMKNIADEIASSASRLFQASESSFSIVAEMSQTAKAMADSSENVLSSVEDALASVEEINASVKEVETGAKESTRLADKVREITAEKGVLQIADAIESMEKISDKVKYSVEIVRRLGSRSKDIEKMLSVIKEVTEQTNLLSLNAAILAAQAGEYGKGFSVVADEIRALSDRTASSTKEITGIVRTIQTELSDAVVSIETGMQMVDEGNTLVYKAGESVATALEVAQKSARMARSIEKATEEQAKGLGHITTSVSAIKEMVSGVAKSTNEQSKSSEYMLESIREVKEVAEVSKKGTAEQATGTKLISKNLELAAEKLFEITQSTMNQQKVNEGIISHVEQIRNIGTSTLRDVEALSLSLNTLQEEIGLLKKEMEAFKIK